Genomic window (Spirosoma agri):
TGGTGTGCAGAAAAACGCCTTCGCCCGAGTAGATGGCCCCCGACGGGTCGACGGTAAACGCATGGCTATTGTGATGGGTATCGTGATCGTCGAACCCGCTCATCAGGATCACATTTTTATCGGCCTTGTCGTCTCCGTTTGTGTCGGTGTAGAGTTTCAGGTTAGGCCCCTGCGAAACATAAACGCCTTCTTTCGCGATCTCGAAGCCGAGCGGCAGGTGTAACCCATCGGCAAATACCGTTTGTCTATCCGCTTTACCGTCCCGGTTCGTATCTTCCAGAATCAGGATTTTATCGTTTGGTTTGGCGTCACCGGGTTTGTAATGCGGATAACTGGGCATCACCGCAACCCACAACCGACCTTTGTTGTCGAAGGACATCTGCATGGGTTTAGCCAGATCCGGAAACTCTTCTTCGGAGGCAAACAGCTCAATTTTATAGCCCTGCGGTACTTTGAGTTTACTAAGTGCTTCCTTACCGTACAGATACGTCAGACTACCGTTCTTTTCCGGATTGAAATTGGTTTTGACCGGCGGCAGTTGCTTGGTCTTTTTATCGGCAGCGGCAATGTCCATTTTTTCACCCTTGGCTGCGGCTAGCCAAACGGCTGTATCGCGAATAGCGGTCATCTGCCGTATTTTTTCAATTTCGGCGGGGTAATTATCCGGACCAAAGGGATTGTACCGACGACCGTACACGTGGACACCGTTCGGAATTTTATAGTCATTGTGCCACATCCAGTTTTTTTCCTGAACGGCATCATGAATAAGCGCCCGATTCGTTTCTGCTTTGGCCGCTGTTTTTCCAAACACCTGATCAGCCAGCAGCACGCCTAATTTTTTGTACCCTTCTTCGTTAAGCTGAGAACCATCGATGGTCAGGGGTTCTTTGCTGGATTCGTACCACTGTTGAGAGGGAGTAAAGGCATCGACAAACAGCACCCGGTTTGCCGTTTTGTTCACTCGCTCCACGACGTCCTTCATCGCTTTGGCATACAGCGACAGGTTCGCGTTTTCGGTTTTACCAGTCGGCAGATCGAGCGTAGCCGACAAATCTTCGAAGGCGATGGGCGACACAATGGCGAGTTGTGGCGGTGTTGTTCCGTTGTAGTTCTGGCTCAGCGTGTGGTTTATAAACGCTTCCAGTTCCGCTTTGTAATTAGCCAGCCCCTCAGCTCCCTGAAAGGATTCGTTATAGCCGAAAAATGCAACGATCACGTCCGTTTTCAGCCGACTCAACCATTGATCGGGTGATTCAAACTGGCCCTGGCTATCCGATGGGTTGGCATACTCCGTCTGGAAACGCTCGGCACCGGGAAACGCCCACGGATCGAACCGACTCGAACGAGGCCGAAATCCAGGCGTATCACCCGGATCGCACATGTTGCGAATGTAAAGCTGATCATCCGGATACCTGACCTGCATCTCTGTTTCGAACGAACCAAAGTTCATCATTCTCGACCCCAAGTTGTTCCCCAGCAATACGATGCGGGTTCCTTTGCTGAGGGTTAAGGAGGCAGGCGCATTGGTTTGAAACGCACTCACCGCAATCAGGATCAGACCTAGTAGAATCAGTAATCCATAGACGGTTCTGGCTCTGGACATAAACGAGTTCATGCGTTCAGGATTTTTTAGGATGGCCATAGGGAACATTAATGTCTAGCTTGCCTTTCCATTGCTTCGGAACGGGCTTACCAAGCTCCCAGTGGATGGCGTTGATGACCAGTCGCTGAACCGATTCAACCTGAAAGTCTTCCGGATGGCCAAGAGTAGTCATGAATGTTTTTCCGCCCCATTGGTTCTGCCACGTCCACGCAACCGGATTATCGATAGCTTCTTTGTCGGGATTAACCGATTTGCCCATCAGCAGGGGTACGGATCCTTTGGCGGGGTAGTCGGGTAGAACCCGGTACAGCCAGGATGCCACGTGAAAGGACGGTTCGACACCCG
Coding sequences:
- a CDS encoding PVC-type heme-binding CxxCH protein; protein product: MNSFMSRARTVYGLLILLGLILIAVSAFQTNAPASLTLSKGTRIVLLGNNLGSRMMNFGSFETEMQVRYPDDQLYIRNMCDPGDTPGFRPRSSRFDPWAFPGAERFQTEYANPSDSQGQFESPDQWLSRLKTDVIVAFFGYNESFQGAEGLANYKAELEAFINHTLSQNYNGTTPPQLAIVSPIAFEDLSATLDLPTGKTENANLSLYAKAMKDVVERVNKTANRVLFVDAFTPSQQWYESSKEPLTIDGSQLNEEGYKKLGVLLADQVFGKTAAKAETNRALIHDAVQEKNWMWHNDYKIPNGVHVYGRRYNPFGPDNYPAEIEKIRQMTAIRDTAVWLAAAKGEKMDIAAADKKTKQLPPVKTNFNPEKNGSLTYLYGKEALSKLKVPQGYKIELFASEEEFPDLAKPMQMSFDNKGRLWVAVMPSYPHYKPGDAKPNDKILILEDTNRDGKADRQTVFADGLHLPLGFEIAKEGVYVSQGPNLKLYTDTNGDDKADKNVILMSGFDDHDTHHNSHAFTVDPSGAIYSGEGVFLHTNVETSYGPVRATNGGFYRYTPQRHQLERTAQLSIPNPWGIAFDDWGQPFFAETSSPDVRWMMPGSVLPRYGEATHKSVQLVEEAHRVRPTSGLEFVSSRHFPDEIQGDFLINNTIGFLGMKEHTLVDDGTGYKSKHRMDLVVSEDRNFRPVDMEFAPDGSLYLIDWHNILIGHMQHNARDPLRDHSHGRVYRITYPSRPLVTPANIDGASIDQLLDNLKLPEYRTRYRTRRELRGRDVKEVLAKLNTWVAKLDKNDPRYEHNLLEGLWVSWGMNKVDQPLLRQVLKAKDYHARAAAVQVVRYTGHQVTDQANLLMQAVRDENSRVRLAAIVAASWIGKEKGLPILAEAKKKPLDDWMIHAYETAVAHLNGVNVKKEKEVAVKSTLKGEELALFNMGKEIYAKEGYCTTCHQPDGKGLTASGFPPLTGTNWVSGNEERLIKIALKGLMGPIEVVGKTYPGQVPMTPFGGLLKDNEIAAVLTYVRNSFGNSAPAIRPDKVKQVRAATDRKADFYSPSQLLKDHPMEK